The Pocillopora verrucosa isolate sample1 chromosome 2, ASM3666991v2, whole genome shotgun sequence genome has a segment encoding these proteins:
- the LOC136279167 gene encoding tetratricopeptide repeat protein 28-like isoform X1 — protein MLTMADVSRVKVRAKLVVLSCCHSGSGEIRAEGVIGIARAFLGSGARSVLVALWAIPDSATEQLMSRFYEHLIEGGSASESLHQAMKWMRKNPLNKISDWASFTLIGDDVRLEFDNQRQDSVRTGKKTPIE, from the exons atgttgacgatggctgatgtctcacgagtgaaagtcagagctaaactggtggtacttagctgctgtcacagtggaagtggagagataagagccgagggagttataggaattgcccgtgcgttcttaggatccggtgctcgctcggtgttggttgcactgtgggccattccagactcagcaacagagcagctgatgagtcggttctacgaacacctcattgaaggtggaagtgccagtgaatcccttcatcaggccatgaagtggatgagaaaaaacccCTTGAACAAAATCTCTGactgggcttcgtttacgctgattggagatgatgtgagactcGAGTTTGACAACCAGCGGCAAGACTcggtgagaacag gaaaaaagaccccgatagagtaa
- the LOC136279167 gene encoding tetratricopeptide repeat protein 28-like isoform X2 has protein sequence MLTMADVSRVKVRAKLVVLSCCHSGSGEIRAEGVIGIARAFLGSGARSVLVALWAIPDSATEQLMSRFYEHLIEGGSASESLHQAMKWMRKNPLNKISDWASFTLIGDDVRLEFDNQRQDSEKRPR, from the exons atgttgacgatggctgatgtctcacgagtgaaagtcagagctaaactggtggtacttagctgctgtcacagtggaagtggagagataagagccgagggagttataggaattgcccgtgcgttcttaggatccggtgctcgctcggtgttggttgcactgtgggccattccagactcagcaacagagcagctgatgagtcggttctacgaacacctcattgaaggtggaagtgccagtgaatcccttcatcaggccatgaagtggatgagaaaaaacccCTTGAACAAAATCTCTGactgggcttcgtttacgctgattggagatgatgtgagactcGAGTTTGACAACCAGCGGCAAGACTcg gaaaaaagaccccgatag
- the LOC136279035 gene encoding tetratricopeptide repeat protein 28-like gives MGSEIWSSYHEKYFKKSTFNTRFNKINKLRMGKLELIFLALFVALFLLNSDRIQKAIEICSECLILLNGTDQNSKDQFDSALLQFYSDIYTILFSAYRHISDYITKEYFERALAITTKIVDRGGEASCYGNLGTVFASLGQYDKAEEYLRKALVITTEISDRGGEASCYGNLGTVFASLGQYDKAEEYLRKALVIRTEIGDREGEATDYGNLGTVFRSLGQFDKAEEYLRKALVIRTEIGDREGEATDYGNLGTVFRSLGQFDKAEEYLRKALVITTEIGDREGEASWYVNLGTVFASLGQYDKAEEYLQKALVIRTEIGHKGEASCYGNLGTVFKSLGQYDKAEEYLQKALVIRTEIGHKGEASCYGNLGTVFKSLGQYDKAEEYLQKALVITTEIGDREGEASCYVNLGTVFASLGQYDKAEEYLRKALVITTEIGDREGEASCYVNLGTVFASLGQYDKAEEYIQKALVIRTEIGNRGGKASCYGNLGTVFTSLGQYDKAEEYLQKALVIRTEIGDREGEASCYGNLGPVFRSLGQYDKAEEYLRKALVITTEIGNREGEATNYGNLGTFFRTVGDFEASEVCLEKALCISRDIGYGRGEFDILRGYAVLYLCQDKIKDSLSCLHLCIEKYEELRYFLGANDQFKTSFLEDTGIFPYKQLSTLLCDTGNARDALYVEELGRARGLSDLMAEKYSVETHISANRQSWFGIDDILRKKKKCTCLYISYFQNRLHLWILKTSGVLHYRRVSPEENLVQAGLPKDLSVSQFLDYNFRSLGILPTKDCEDRSLNTIKLQPLSPAQKSSARLRLLDEEEDEDEKVISSLYLCYKMFIAPVYDLLDEPEVIIVPDRRLYKVPFAALSEKEGAEYLSETHKIRIIPSLTTLKNIQDSPEDYHSNTGALVIGNPKVNWLQSLPAARKEAEMLKRKQRSRQYWSG, from the exons cctcgccttatttgttgccctgttcttgctcaactcagatcgcattcagaaagccattgagatatgcagcgaatgtttgattttgcttaatggcaccgatcaaaacagcaaagaccaatttgattcagcactgctacaattttacagcgacatctataccattcttttcagcgcttatcgtcatatctctgactacataa caaaggaatattttgagagggcccttgccataacaaccaaaattgttgacagaggaggggaagcatcatgttatggaaacctaggtactgtgtttgcgtcgcttggccaatacgacaaggctgaagagtatctccgaaaagcgcttgtcatcacaactgaaattagcgacagaggaggggaagcatcatgttatggaaacctaggtactgtgtttgcgtcgcttggccaatacgacaaggctgaagagtatctccgaaaagcgcttgtcatcagaactgaaattggcgacagagaaggggaggcaactgactatggaaacctaggtactgtgtttaggtcgcttggccaattcgacaag gctgaagagtatctccgaaaagcgcttgtcatcagaactgaaattggcgacagagaaggggaggcaactgactatggaaacttaggtactgtgtttaggtcgcttggccaattcgacaaggctgaagagtatctccgaaaagcgctcgtcatcacaactgaaattggcgacagagaaggggaagcatcatggTATgtaaacctaggtactgtgtttgcgtcgcttggccaatacgacaaggctgaagagtatctccaaaaagcgctcgtcatcagaactgaaattggccacaaaggggaagcatcatgttatggaaacctaggtactgtgtttaagtcgcttggccaatacgacaaggctgaagagtatctccaaaaagcgctcgtcatcagaactgaaattggccacaaaggggaagcatcatgttatggaaacctaggtactgtgtttaagtcgcttggccaatacgacaaggctgaagagtatctccaaaaagcgctcgtcatcacaactgaaattggcgacagagaaggggaagcatcatgttatgtaaacctaggtactgtgtttgcgtcgcttggccaatacgacaaggctgaagagtatctccgaaaagcgctcgtcatcacaactgaaattggcgacagagaaggggaagcatcatgttatgtaaacctaggtactgtgtttgcgtcgcttggccaatacgacaaggctgaagagtatatccaaaaagcgcttgtcatcagaactgaaattggcaacagaggAGGgaaagcatcatgttatggaaacctaggtactgtgtttacgtcgcttggccaatacgacaaggctgaagagtatctccaaaaagcgctcgtcatcagaactgaaattggcgacagagaaggggaagcatcatgttatggaaacctaggtcctgtgtttaggtcgcttggccaatacgacaaggctgaagagtatctccgaaaagcgctcgtcatcacaactgaaattggcaacagagaaggggaggcaactaactacggaaaccttggaactttttttagaactgttggtgattttgaagcttcggaagtatgcttggagaaagctctatgcatatccagagatattggatATGGAAGAGGAGAGTTTGATATCCTCCGAGGTTACGCCGTTTTGTATTTATGTCaagataaaatcaaagactctcTGTCGTGTCTTCacctgtgcattgaaaagtatgaggagctgagatatttcttgggcgccaatgatcagttcaaaacatcatttctggaggacACAGGAATATTCCCCTACAAGCAGCTATctactttgctttgtgacaccggaaatgctcgggatgctctttatgttgaggagttgggtcgagctagaggcctatcagacttaatggcagagaagtactcggttgaaacgcacatctctgctaatcgacaatcttggtttggcattgacgacattttaagaaagaaaaaaaaatgtacttgtctgtacatttcttattttcagaatcgtctgcatttgtggatcttgaaaacaagtggagtccttcactatagaagagtatcaccagaagagaatctagttcaggctgggttacccaaagatttgtctgtgagtcaatttttggattataatttccggagtcttggtattttgcccactaaagattgtgaagatcggtctttaaatacgattaaattgcaacctctctcccccgcgcaaaagagctcagcaagattgcgacttTTGGACGAGGAAgaggacgaggacgagaaagtgatttcaagtctatacttgtgttacaaaatgttcattgcccccgtttatgatttgcttgatgagcctgaagtcattattgttcctgaccgcaggttgtacaaagttccctttgctgccctgagtgaaaaggagggagccgaatactTGTCAGAGACTCATAAGATCCGTATCATTCCTTcgttgacaacactcaagaacattcaagatagtccagaggactatcacagcaacactggtgccttggtaataggcaatcccaaaGTTAATTGGCTGCAATCATTGCCAgctgcaagaaaggaagcggagatg ttgaagagaaagcaacgaagcaggcagTACTggagcggataa